A single Mangrovimonas sp. YM274 DNA region contains:
- a CDS encoding DUF1963 domain-containing protein: protein MWNIFKKLFSGEETKEEKSHFDKYRDDLKAEGLSTYENLIGQVKPLLKKATKLIVEKPSRPPENSQLKSHFGGQPYFEENEEWPKTKSGKNFDFIFQIFNNTNNGLPDDIQLFQFYYDFDEFPWDSDSEGWLVKTYDKINEDEIKMISRPTELEKSKYCELTFEPIVSLPDWQGLYSICPNASKLSGILNEDSPWENYEKVCKNLIGEQDYQSQIGGYPKWIQGESTPRNPNNSLMDLLIQIDSEENSGIMWGDQGMIYFFYNIETRRIEFMLQCY, encoded by the coding sequence ATGTGGAATATATTTAAAAAGCTATTTAGCGGAGAAGAAACTAAAGAAGAGAAATCTCATTTTGATAAGTATCGTGATGATTTAAAGGCTGAAGGTTTATCAACATATGAAAATTTAATTGGACAAGTAAAACCACTGTTAAAGAAAGCCACAAAACTGATCGTTGAGAAACCATCTAGACCACCTGAAAATTCACAATTAAAATCTCATTTTGGTGGGCAACCTTACTTCGAGGAAAATGAAGAATGGCCTAAGACTAAATCAGGTAAAAACTTTGATTTTATTTTCCAAATCTTTAATAACACTAACAATGGATTACCAGATGATATTCAGTTATTTCAATTTTATTATGACTTTGATGAGTTTCCATGGGATTCTGATTCTGAAGGATGGTTAGTAAAAACCTATGACAAAATTAATGAAGATGAAATAAAAATGATTTCTCGCCCAACAGAACTCGAAAAATCCAAATATTGTGAATTGACTTTTGAACCAATTGTGTCTCTCCCAGATTGGCAAGGCCTTTATTCTATTTGCCCCAATGCAAGTAAGCTATCTGGCATATTAAATGAGGATTCACCCTGGGAAAACTATGAGAAAGTTTGCAAAAACTTAATTGGAGAGCAAGACTATCAAAGTCAAATTGGAGGTTACCCCAAATGGATACAAGGAGAAAGTACACCAAGGAACCCTAACAATAGCTTAATGGATTTGTTGATTCAAATTGATTCTGAAGAAAATTCTGGGATAATGTGGGGTGACCAAGGAATGATTTATTTCTTTTATAATATTGAAACAAGAAGAATTGAATTCATGCTTCAATGTTATTAA